CGGATAAGCGGCGAGCTCCCCGTCACCGATGAACCGAACGCCTTCGATGAGCTCGAAGCCGATGCCCCGGGCGCCGCTCCGCACGTAGCGGGCCACGGGCGTCGTCTTTGCGACGCCCTCGACTTCTCCGATCGCCCTGGCGTAAGCGATCGGAAGGGTCAGCGGCATCGTGGTCAAGCCCGCGCCCAGTCCTCCGGGAGGCAGGAAAAGGATCTCGGCCCGCAGATTCGCTTCGCGCTCGCCCGAGCTCGAGAGCATCCCCCGCGCGAGGCCGACGGTAACGAGGATCAAGACCACCGCAAGGGCGACGCCCACGACGCTCGCCAGTGTCCTGACGGGCCGGGCGATGAGATTCGTCAGCACCATGGACTCCACCAATCACGCTCCTTTCCAATCGATCCCAGGAAGGAAGAGAGCAAGAGACGTGCCAGTGCAAAAGTCACCGTTCGTGAGCCTCCCACGCGGTTGTCGCACTATCCATCTGGTTCGCTGTACTATCCGATTGGATAGGCGCCGCAGGCCGGCTCCCCCGCCTCGTGAGTCGCCTGGGATCCGACGTAATGAAACCGATGCTCGTGGCGCTCAACGGCCCGGTGGCCGGACGGAGCTTTTCATTGGAAGGAGAGCGCACCAGCATCGGACGAGAAACGGGAAACGACATCGTCATCGACACGCAGTGGGTCTCCCGGCGTCACTGCACGCTCGAGCGACGCGCCCAAGGCCTCGTTGTCCTGGACCACGAGAGCCACAATGGAACGTTCGTGAACGGTATTCCGGTGACCGAGCGACTGCTGCGGGCGGGCGACCGGTTGACTCTCGGCGGCTCCTCGCTGCTGTTCGTCGATGCGGAAGTCGCGCCGGCCGATGTGATCCAGCTGGACGACACGCCACTCGACGCCAGGGAAACGGTGCAGCTCCGTAGCGACCAGGCGCTGTACTTGGATTCCGAGCGACTCTTGCAGCAGTTGCCTCCGGAGGAGGACGCCCAACGAGCTCTCGTGGCGACGCTGGGAATCATCCGGCTTCTCGGCCGAGCCGATGACGAGAGGCTTCCCGAGCAGATCATTGACCGCTTCTTCCAGGTCACACCCGCGGAGAGGGGCGCCATCCTGCTGGGATCGTCTCCCGATGAGATCGAATCGGCGACCTACCGTCTCAGGAACGATCGCGGAGAGCCCACCGCGTTCGCGGTGAGCCGATCGGCGCTCTCCAGGGTTTTCGAGGAAAAGGGTGCGCTCCTGAGCAATCGGGTTTCTCGAGAACTGAAGGG
This DNA window, taken from Vicinamibacteria bacterium, encodes the following:
- a CDS encoding sigma 54-interacting transcriptional regulator; the protein is MKPMLVALNGPVAGRSFSLEGERTSIGRETGNDIVIDTQWVSRRHCTLERRAQGLVVLDHESHNGTFVNGIPVTERLLRAGDRLTLGGSSLLFVDAEVAPADVIQLDDTPLDARETVQLRSDQALYLDSERLLQQLPPEEDAQRALVATLGIIRLLGRADDERLPEQIIDRFFQVTPAERGAILLGSSPDEIESATYRLRNDRGEPTAFAVSRSALSRVFEEKGALLSNRVSRELKGKSLVGSGISSLVCLPLLAGDRVLGAIYLDARDPGREFQQSQLELLVGLSSVAANALAMSQELGKLRAENRRLQTEFELEHDMVGESPRLKAVQKLLARAAPTDATVLVEGESGTGKELAARALHRNSPRRDGPFVKVDCTGLNENLLASELFGHERGAFTGAIQQKKGKLEL